The following is a genomic window from Spirochaetota bacterium.
AGCGCCTCGTACACGGCCTTGTGGCCCTCGTCCACAATGCGCGACGCCTCCCGGAACCGGTTGATGGTTCCCTCGTCCTTGATGAGCGCGAGGCGATCGATCAGGGTATGCGCGTTTACCAATTCGCACCCTTCCAGCGCGTCGCGGTAACGCTCGTACTCGTAGTGCGTGAGGAAACCCTCGGGCAGGTAGTTCGACATGCCGCTCTCTATGCCTACGCGTCCCCTCCCGTTTTTCATGGATTCCTTGATGGTATCGGCGATGAGCTCGATCTGGTCCTGGCCCCCCATGGGAAGGAAGCCGCGAAAGCACTCCTCGTCCAGCCATGACTCGTCGGCGATGCGCGCGGCGTCGATCACGAAGGTGAAGGCAGTGGGAAGCCCCCTGGCGGGGATCACCACGAAACTGCGCCACGGGCAGAAGACGTCCAGCGTCCATGAAAGCGTCCTGAGCCGCGATCCCAGGAAGACGTCGATATCCGCCTTCTGCATCTCGGCCTGTATGTTCTTTATGCGTTGTGCGAAATCTATAAAGTACGGACCCTTGTTCTCCATTTTCGAAGTCATACGCTTCCTCCTAATACCTTGCCGGGATCTTCGCGAGAACCTTGTTCAGCCGGTCCGCGACCGCCGCGAGCTTGAGTGCCTTTATCATATTTCCCTTGAGCTTGAGCTTGCCGGTCATGAGCGCCTTTTGGGCCCCGAGCTCCGCGCGCGATATCTTCGCGAATACCTCGTAGTCGCCCGAAATCCTGAACTCCGCCTCCGGCGGCTCTCCTTCGCCCAGCAGCAACTCCTCGATAGCCCCGTCCTTGAAACGGAACAGGAGGTAGCGCTCCTTTCCATCGGGACACTTGAGGTAGATGTTCGACATGGAGGAGCTGATCCGGTTCATCTTTTCCGGGGTGAGCTCCGCCCTGAGGCGCTTTTCGGCTTCGTCCCTCCATTCCGGCGTGAGATACTTGAAATCTTCTCCCATATCCTTTCCCCCTGCGTGTAGTTATTGTTTCGCGCGGCGGCCCTTTTTCACGGGGCTCCCGCCCCGAACCGGTTCCGCCGCATCCTCGCGAAATATGCCCCTGGTGATGAGCTCGATCGTTTCGCCAAACATCTTCTGGCGCAGTCCCCCTTCCGGGCTGATGTAGCTTCCTATTATGAACATCTTGTAAATCATGAAGAGTATCTGCGGCAACGCCGCGATGTTCAGCTTCCTGAACACCCCGGTCCTGATTCCCGCCTTGAGTATCCCCGTGATGATCGCGACCGAATTCCTGTTTATCTCGCCGTAGGGGTCATTGTCGGTAAACATGGGGAAGATTCCGGGATCCCGCGCCAGGATGCGCCTGAGATCGTCGTCCTGGCCAAGGTACTCCATGGCCTTGAGGGCCATAACCCGGAACTGGGCCCTGGGGTCGTTCTGGGCCCGGACCGCCCGGAGCACCCTTCCCTGCCATTCGCGTAACGCGTGGGCGACCGCATGGTCGTAGAGACCGCGCTTGTCTTTCGCATACAGGTAAAGATTTCCCTTGGTCATGCCGAGCCTTCCGGCGATATCGTCAACCGTGGCCTTCTTGAAGCCGTATTCGGCGAACGCCGCGAGGGCCGCCCGGTAGATTCTCGTGATGTCTTCTTTCTTTTTCATGGTTACGTGAATAAATGAATATATTGTTTATTTATTCATTTATACCGTCAGCCCGGGCCCTTCCTGTGTCAACCTGAATTTTAATAATTTTTCTCTTTTCCCGTTGATGCAAAACCGCCGGGCGTTGGCGGTTCGCCCGAATACTGCTTGCCGCGCGCGATGCCCCATGCGAGCATCCCCCCGGCACCGGGCGAACCGCGGTGCCTGCGCGCCGCTGCCGCGGTTAAGGCCGGGCGCCTACCATACTAACCAAGGGGTATCCCGATGAAAAAATTTATTATCGTCATAGCCATCCTGACCGTCACCCTGGCGGGGCTCGTGGGCTATCTGAACTACAAGGCCCGGCACCTTCCGGATAACCGCCCCTCGGCATACCTCGCCAAGGCTCCCGATGCACGGAACGGCAGGGTCGTCGTGTGCGCGGGAGACAGCATCACGCACGCCGCGGTAAGCTGCAATTATATCGATATCCTGGCATCGAGAAACGGCATGAAAAACTTCATGTTCCTCAACGCGGGAATCAACAGCGAGCTCGCGTATAACCTTTTGCAGAGGGCCGACGAGATCGCCGCCTGCGCGCCGGAATTCGTAACGATACTTATCGGCACCAACGACGTCAACGCGACGCTTCTCCCCGCCAATGAAGCCCGGTACATCAAGGATATGAAGCTCCCGCGCAGGCCCGACCGCGAGTGGTATCGCGCCAATCTCCGCGAAGTGTGTGCGGCGCTTAAATCGCGCACGAAGGCGAAGATCGCGCTGTTCTCCCTCCCGCCGATAGGCGAACAGCGGGAGGATACCGCGTACCTACGCGCCCGCGATTACAGCACGGTGGTCCGCGAGACCGCCGCCGAGATGAAATTCGCCTACCTGCCGCTCAACGAGCGGATAGACGAGCTCCTGCGCGCGCGCGGCCCGTCAAAGGCGCCGTTCTACGCCGACAACGAATTGCTCATGTACAAGGCCATCGTGCGCCATTACATGCTGGGAACGTCATGGGACGGGATCGCCGATTCCAGCGGTTTCGTATTCGTCACCGATTTCCTGCACCTGAGCGGGAGGGGGGCGCTGCTCGCCGCCGACCTTGCGGAGGGATTTATAGCAAAGAATTAGGCACACAACGGCTGTTTTTTCGCTTTTATTTTCATAACGATTCAATTGATTTTGAAAATTCCCGCGAGCGCTGATATGCTTAGCCAGATTGGACGGCTGCATTCGGCCGCGATCCGGTCCAGAACAGAGGAGGAAGCCCCATGAGCCAGACCGCCCGGTACGGGAAGGAGATTTCGCGTTTCACCAGTACGTTCCTTGTCAGGACCGAGGGATTGAGCTACTGCTTCATCGTTCCCCTCACCCTCCTCTTCGTATGGTCCAACCTGGGCCTTACGGCAGACCAGTTCCGGTTGCTGGGCCTGTGCGTCGCAATAGTGATCCCCGTCTCCTTCATCACCACGCATATCAGCAACATGATAGTCATCGCGCCGATCACGCGATATTTCAAGTCGCTCCTGGAGGGAACCGAGGTCACGTCCGAAGAATACGAGAAGGCGTATCGGCGCTTCATGTCGCTGCCCTATATTCACGCCACCGGCGCGTTTTTCCGCTGGGTGTTCGGTCTCAGTATGCTCGACATACCGCTCATGATATTCGGGGGACTGAACCCCTCGCAGGTTTTCAACAGCTGGATGATGATCGCTATCAACGCGCCGTTGGGCGCGATCCTGTACTTCCTTTTAACCGAGCGCATCATCCAGAGAATCTACGACAGCGGTATATTCATCAAAATACCCCCGGGAATGGCGCCCCGGCGGATGAACCTGTTCGCGAAGTTCACCGCATCCATTACGACCATCACCCTCCTGCCCTTCTTCATCCTGCTCTGCTATTTCATCATGCTGATCTCCGAGCTCCAAGTGGATCACGCGGCGATCTACGTGCGTATCTGCGTTTTCGGGGGCATTGGCGTCGCCGCGGCAGTAATGGTATCGCGTATTCTCACCCGCACGATGCTCATGAAGGTGGAAAATATCCACTCCTTCCTTAAAAAAGTCGAGCAGGGAGAGCTCGCCGCCTTCGCCAGCAAGATCGCGGTCATCGACGAGCTCGCGGATATCAACATCAGCGTGTATAGCATGAAGGAGAAGCTGCGCGGCATGGTGGAGGGCATAGCGGCCGGCACCACCGAGATCGCCGACGCGGGCGGCAGCCTGAACAAGTCTGCGTCCGCGCTGTCCGACACGGCGCGCGACCTGTCCGCAATCGTGGAAGAAACATCGAGCGCCTACGAGGAGATGTCGTCCACCTTCGAGGTGAACCTCGACAATATCAAGATACAGATGGAGAGCTCCGAATCGGTGAAGCGCGAGGTGGACGCGATAAACGAGCGCGGCCGTGAGCTTCACCTCAAGGTGGGCTCCCTGTCAAAGATTATGGGCGAGGCCTATTCGCAGAGCGAAAGCGGCGAAAGGACGATGAACAAATCGGTGAAGGCAATCGAGGAAACCGCGGGCTACCTCCGCACGATCGACGAGACCATAGGCATGATCAACGACATCGCGGAACAGATCAACCTCCTCGCGCTCAACGCGGCCATCGAGGCCGCACGGGCGGGGGACGCGGGGCGGGGCTTCTCGGTCGTGGCGGACGAAGTCAACAAGCTCGCGGACAGGACGAACGAGCTCACAGGCAGCATCAAGAACACGATTTCCGCGCAGGCGCAGCGCATTACGGGCGAGCTCCGGTTCATCAGTAACGCGGCGGCGATGTTCGGCGAGGTCCGATCGAGGATCGGCGAGACCAACACAGTCATCGTCGACACGGAGCGGTTTACGCAGGACCTTGAACAGATGAACGCCGCCATCAAGGGCAAGGTCGAGAGTCTGAGCCGCATTTCGCAGGACATTTACCGTTCGTCGTCCGAGCAGCAATCAACCACCGACGAGCTCACGAAGTCCATAAATGCGATCAATTCGATCTCCGCCGTCACGGCCGAAAGCGCGGAGGCGGTCAAGGGCTATGCGTCGACGCTGGACGAGAGCGCGTCGAAATTGTACTCGCGGCTGGGTTCGTTCACCCTGCATATCAAGGAATCGTAACGGGGAGCGGGGCGATCGCCTCCGGATGTTCGAATCGGTGTCCGGGATGCCCGCCGTGATCAGCCAAGGGTATCGTCAAGGAGATAGCGGGCGTTCGGGAGCACCTCCAGAATTTCGCTCTCGCAGACCACCACCGGCACGCTTCCATGCCTGAAGTGGAACGCGCGCGCCTTGCGCCAGGCGATATCGGTCCCCCGCGCCGCCTGTTCGGCAAGCCACCTGACGCAGGTATTCCTGCCCATCACCACGTACTCTGCGCTGAGCCCCTTCGTTTCGAGGCCCGCGATCATCCGGTCGATTTTTTCCGAAATATCCATTCCGCTTCACCCCGACGTTTTCCGCCCGGCCCCGCCTCCGGTTTTCCGCCGTCATCACCCGCTATGGAATGCGCCATTCGGAATATTTTGTCAATAAATAAGGGAAGGCCCGGACGCCGAAATAAATCTTGCAATTCCTGTAACTTGCAGGATAGTGACGGCCTCTAACAAGCGACACCACGCCCGCAGCCGCGGGCGCATTTACAGGAGTGATCACGCATGTCCGTCCAGATGTCTATTGGAACCATTCTCGCGTCGGGAAATATCACCCTCTATCTTCTTATACTGTGCTCGATTGTGTCCTTCGCGATCATCATCGAACGCGTAATCTATTTCCGCCGGAACGCGTCCGAGCCGCGGGCACCCTTCATGAAGCTCATCCGCGAATCGCTGCGTGCGTCCGGCGCCGCGCACGCCCTGGAACAGTGCGGCCTCGGGTCGACCGTCATGCGCGTCGTGCGCGAAGGGCTGGAGGCGGCGGGAGCGGAATTAGCGAACGCGCGCAACGCCATGGAGCGGCAGATATCGGTCGAAACCAGGGGACTCGAAAAATTCACGAGCCTGCTGGGCACGATCGGCAGCACCGCGGTGTACATAGGGCTTTTCGGCACGGTGATAGGGATCATCCGGGCGTTCGGCGATATCTCGGCGGCGGGTGTGGGGGGCATCAACATAGTAATCGGCGGGATCGCCGAGGCGCTCGTGTCAACCGCGGCCGGCATCCTCGTGGCGGTGCCCTCGGTCATCGCGTACAATCTCATCATGCGGCGCATCGACACCGCCATCGCCGACATGGAACTGTGCGAATCGGAGCTCATGGACCTTCTCGCGGAGAAGCGTTAACCCATGCGCGCGCGGCGCCGGCCGAACCGTACCATGGTGGAGATCAACATCACCCCCTTCACCGATATCGTCCTCGTGCTCCTCATCATATTCATGGTAGCGACGCCGCTCATCATGGGCGGGAGCATCAAGGTGGACCTTCCCGGCGCGAAGAAGACGGCCAGGGCCGGGGACGTGCCGGGAAACGTCAAGGTAACCGTGGACACCGCGGGAGACATATACATCGACAACACCAGGTTCGACATCAAGGCGGATCCCCAGAAGATAACGGACCGGCTCATGGAGATCGCGCGCGGCGGCGCCGAAGCGTCGCTCGTCGTCTACGGAGACAAGAACTGCAAGTTCGATCATATTGTCAGGATCATCGACATGGCAAACCAGGCGGGGATTAAAAAGACCTTCCTGCAGATCGAGCCGCGCAGATAGGCAGCGCGGGTTTTCCTCCTAAAGACTATGCATTACCCACAAGTTAAAAAACGCCCCCCATACCCCCCAGCGGGGGGCAACGACATCTACCGATAGTAGAAATGCATATTCTGCCGATCGCTGAAGTCCCCCTCCGGGGGATTTAGGGGGCCTCTTCAGGCAGTTTTTGCTATATGGGTAATGATCGGCCCCTAAAGAAAAGTAAAATCGACCTCGATCTCCGCGGAACGGTCGAGCGCGC
Proteins encoded in this region:
- a CDS encoding methyl-accepting chemotaxis protein gives rise to the protein MSQTARYGKEISRFTSTFLVRTEGLSYCFIVPLTLLFVWSNLGLTADQFRLLGLCVAIVIPVSFITTHISNMIVIAPITRYFKSLLEGTEVTSEEYEKAYRRFMSLPYIHATGAFFRWVFGLSMLDIPLMIFGGLNPSQVFNSWMMIAINAPLGAILYFLLTERIIQRIYDSGIFIKIPPGMAPRRMNLFAKFTASITTITLLPFFILLCYFIMLISELQVDHAAIYVRICVFGGIGVAAAVMVSRILTRTMLMKVENIHSFLKKVEQGELAAFASKIAVIDELADINISVYSMKEKLRGMVEGIAAGTTEIADAGGSLNKSASALSDTARDLSAIVEETSSAYEEMSSTFEVNLDNIKIQMESSESVKREVDAINERGRELHLKVGSLSKIMGEAYSQSESGERTMNKSVKAIEETAGYLRTIDETIGMINDIAEQINLLALNAAIEAARAGDAGRGFSVVADEVNKLADRTNELTGSIKNTISAQAQRITGELRFISNAAAMFGEVRSRIGETNTVIVDTERFTQDLEQMNAAIKGKVESLSRISQDIYRSSSEQQSTTDELTKSINAINSISAVTAESAEAVKGYASTLDESASKLYSRLGSFTLHIKES
- a CDS encoding SGNH/GDSL hydrolase family protein; protein product: MKKFIIVIAILTVTLAGLVGYLNYKARHLPDNRPSAYLAKAPDARNGRVVVCAGDSITHAAVSCNYIDILASRNGMKNFMFLNAGINSELAYNLLQRADEIAACAPEFVTILIGTNDVNATLLPANEARYIKDMKLPRRPDREWYRANLREVCAALKSRTKAKIALFSLPPIGEQREDTAYLRARDYSTVVRETAAEMKFAYLPLNERIDELLRARGPSKAPFYADNELLMYKAIVRHYMLGTSWDGIADSSGFVFVTDFLHLSGRGALLAADLAEGFIAKN
- a CDS encoding biopolymer transporter ExbD, with protein sequence MRARRRPNRTMVEINITPFTDIVLVLLIIFMVATPLIMGGSIKVDLPGAKKTARAGDVPGNVKVTVDTAGDIYIDNTRFDIKADPQKITDRLMEIARGGAEASLVVYGDKNCKFDHIVRIIDMANQAGIKKTFLQIEPRR
- a CDS encoding TetR/AcrR family transcriptional regulator, whose amino-acid sequence is MKKKEDITRIYRAALAAFAEYGFKKATVDDIAGRLGMTKGNLYLYAKDKRGLYDHAVAHALREWQGRVLRAVRAQNDPRAQFRVMALKAMEYLGQDDDLRRILARDPGIFPMFTDNDPYGEINRNSVAIITGILKAGIRTGVFRKLNIAALPQILFMIYKMFIIGSYISPEGGLRQKMFGETIELITRGIFREDAAEPVRGGSPVKKGRRAKQ
- a CDS encoding SCP2 sterol-binding domain-containing protein, with the protein product MGEDFKYLTPEWRDEAEKRLRAELTPEKMNRISSSMSNIYLKCPDGKERYLLFRFKDGAIEELLLGEGEPPEAEFRISGDYEVFAKISRAELGAQKALMTGKLKLKGNMIKALKLAAVADRLNKVLAKIPARY
- a CDS encoding MotA/TolQ/ExbB proton channel family protein, whose amino-acid sequence is MSVQMSIGTILASGNITLYLLILCSIVSFAIIIERVIYFRRNASEPRAPFMKLIRESLRASGAAHALEQCGLGSTVMRVVREGLEAAGAELANARNAMERQISVETRGLEKFTSLLGTIGSTAVYIGLFGTVIGIIRAFGDISAAGVGGINIVIGGIAEALVSTAAGILVAVPSVIAYNLIMRRIDTAIADMELCESELMDLLAEKR